A stretch of Lathyrus oleraceus cultivar Zhongwan6 chromosome 6, CAAS_Psat_ZW6_1.0, whole genome shotgun sequence DNA encodes these proteins:
- the LOC127093541 gene encoding uncharacterized protein LOC127093541, whose amino-acid sequence MKRPSGGDSSAPAKCYRCGQAGHRIHECTSNEKKCFKCGKGGHLAADCRLKTVTCFNCGELGHISPQCPKPKKENQSGGKVFALSGSETSADDRLIRGNEQ is encoded by the exons atgaagaggcctagtgggggagactccagtgcccctgctaagtgttacagatgtggtcaggctgggcatcgtatccatgaatgtaccagtaatgagaagaagtgtttcaagtgtggaaaaggtggtcatttggctgcagactgccggttgaagactgtgacttgtttcaactgtggagagttgggtcatattagtccacagtgtcctaagccgaagaaggagaaccagtcgggaggcaaggtctttgctttatcgggttctgagacttctgcagatgatcgtttgatccgag gtaacgagcagtga